Proteins encoded by one window of Cuniculiplasma divulgatum:
- the hemC gene encoding hydroxymethylbilane synthase, which translates to MKIGTRESRLALIQTEMFTNILGGNHEIVKIRSKGDMDRERPLKEIGGQGLFVNEINRMVLNGDLDCAVHSGKDLPTILNKELEVVSVFDWKNYHDVIVFRGDLEGTGRMKIGTSSPRREEQIRKHAKNWDVFGLRGNIDTRLNKLDNGNYDGIVLSEAAMVRMYPSRDYEILDESIFVPAPGQGIIAVIARKDSPNYDDIKITEDPTARKRWDVERRISGIFNMGCSVPNGILYNPETEFLYMDINIRENVISIRIKVRTLQEAEMVARNVKEIMNYGDY; encoded by the coding sequence ATGAAGATAGGAACGAGAGAGAGCAGGTTAGCATTAATTCAAACTGAGATGTTTACCAATATTCTTGGTGGAAACCATGAAATTGTTAAGATCAGAAGTAAGGGAGACATGGATAGGGAGAGACCGCTAAAGGAGATTGGTGGACAGGGTCTTTTTGTTAACGAAATAAACAGGATGGTGCTAAATGGGGATCTGGACTGTGCGGTGCACAGTGGAAAGGATTTGCCAACAATTTTGAACAAAGAGCTTGAAGTTGTTTCTGTTTTTGACTGGAAAAACTACCATGACGTGATAGTTTTTAGGGGAGATTTGGAAGGGACTGGAAGGATGAAAATTGGAACCTCGTCACCCAGAAGAGAAGAACAGATTCGAAAACATGCTAAGAACTGGGATGTATTCGGACTTAGGGGTAACATTGATACAAGGTTAAATAAGCTGGATAATGGGAATTACGATGGGATAGTATTATCAGAGGCCGCAATGGTAAGAATGTATCCCAGTAGAGATTATGAGATTCTTGATGAGAGTATTTTTGTTCCTGCTCCAGGTCAGGGCATAATAGCTGTAATAGCAAGGAAGGATTCCCCTAATTATGATGATATAAAGATCACAGAAGATCCAACTGCCAGAAAGAGATGGGATGTTGAACGAAGGATATCGGGCATTTTTAACATGGGCTGCTCAGTGCCAAATGGAATTCTGTATAATCCTGAGACTGAATTTCTCTATATGGATATAAATATCAGGGAAAATGTGATTTCCATCAGGATTAAGGTCAGAACTTTACAGGAGGCTGAAATGGTCGCCAGAAATGTAAAAGAGATAATGAATTATGGTGATTATTAG
- a CDS encoding uroporphyrinogen-III synthase, producing MVIISFRPEEKFKDVEIRGKDVLNIPLVRILKLDNVKSPDLEMFDGIAFTSSTGVRYFFSIYSGIDEKIMIFSIGDSTARELRKYVNKPLVCSDSYSGGFASFIADYKPKRVLIPRGMTHSSVLNEDLRKAGIYSENFYLYKYENIDQRDNIARAVKNKQIALIFTSPLEVKLFNQYTGGRYLDNPAYPIGKTTFSTLKEAGFVNIRFDGKKSFSELIDFINSQ from the coding sequence ATGGTGATTATTAGCTTTAGACCAGAAGAAAAATTCAAAGATGTTGAAATAAGGGGAAAAGATGTTCTGAATATACCTTTAGTAAGGATCTTAAAACTTGATAATGTAAAATCTCCGGATCTTGAAATGTTTGATGGTATTGCCTTCACCAGTTCCACAGGAGTCAGATATTTTTTCAGTATATACAGTGGAATCGATGAAAAGATTATGATATTCTCCATTGGTGATTCCACTGCAAGAGAATTGAGAAAATATGTCAACAAGCCACTGGTATGCAGTGATTCCTATTCTGGAGGCTTTGCATCTTTTATAGCGGATTATAAGCCAAAAAGGGTACTGATTCCTAGAGGCATGACCCATTCCAGTGTGCTCAATGAAGATCTAAGGAAGGCAGGAATTTACAGTGAAAACTTCTATCTTTACAAATATGAGAATATCGATCAGAGAGATAACATAGCCAGGGCAGTAAAGAATAAACAAATAGCCCTGATATTCACTTCACCGCTCGAGGTCAAATTATTCAATCAGTATACTGGTGGTAGATATTTAGATAATCCTGCCTATCCTATTGGAAAGACAACTTTTTCAACCCTAAAAGAAGCAGGCTTCGTGAATATAAGATTTGATGGAAAGAAATCATTCAGTGAACTTATAGATTTCATAAATTCGCAATAG
- a CDS encoding KH domain-containing protein: MSEESDHIENSISIRIPRDRIGALVGREGKTKKDIEEMSGCILDIDSTDGDILVTAKESTDPLKVNATAEVVKAIGRGFSPERAFYLYSDGFQLVVISLREFARKGSNRINEIKGRIIGRQGKTRQIVEDITDCFVCVYGDTVSLIGDYISMRYALQALQMIIEGKKQRTVYTYLESKAKELKAERIAESFR, from the coding sequence ATGAGTGAGGAAAGCGATCACATAGAAAATTCAATCAGTATAAGAATACCAAGAGACAGGATAGGTGCTCTGGTTGGTAGGGAAGGAAAAACGAAGAAAGATATAGAGGAAATGTCGGGATGCATTCTTGACATAGACTCTACGGATGGAGATATTCTGGTAACTGCAAAGGAAAGTACAGATCCACTGAAGGTAAACGCAACAGCTGAGGTAGTGAAGGCCATAGGAAGAGGTTTCAGTCCCGAAAGGGCGTTCTATCTTTATAGCGATGGATTTCAGCTTGTGGTAATTTCTCTCAGGGAATTTGCAAGAAAAGGATCAAACAGGATCAATGAAATAAAGGGAAGAATTATAGGCAGGCAGGGGAAAACAAGGCAAATAGTTGAAGATATCACAGACTGCTTCGTGTGCGTTTATGGTGATACTGTATCTCTCATAGGAGATTACATTTCAATGAGATATGCACTGCAGGCACTTCAGATGATAATCGAGGGAAAGAAGCAGAGAACAGTTTACACCTACCTTGAATCCAAGGCAAAGGAACTTAAGGCAGAAAGGATCGCAGAATCTTTCAGATAA
- a CDS encoding serine protein kinase RIO: MEDKSALKQLIDRDEFNFNEFIDEKTEGLVFDKRTLDNIYTLFKQFNIKYVDYPISSGKESLVFKVEGEKKGIVMKIFKTSTLRFQHINDYIDGDPRFAKQRKSRGSLIFVWARKEYANLLECRKFGIRTPEPMAVEKNIILMSYIGDRRSPAKKLKDVNEQDMQLYFNASMNEYTKMVEKAKIIHADFSEYNVLCYRKKSYIIDMGQAVSYKHPKAKDFLVRDMNNMKAFAKRNGLEFNLDEPVFPGEIDE; the protein is encoded by the coding sequence ATGGAAGATAAAAGCGCACTGAAACAGCTCATTGACAGGGACGAATTCAATTTCAATGAGTTCATAGACGAAAAGACCGAAGGTCTTGTTTTTGACAAAAGAACCCTTGACAACATATATACCCTCTTCAAGCAGTTCAATATAAAATATGTTGACTATCCCATATCATCGGGGAAGGAATCTCTGGTATTCAAGGTTGAAGGAGAGAAGAAGGGTATTGTGATGAAGATATTTAAAACATCAACACTGAGATTTCAGCATATAAATGACTATATAGATGGAGACCCAAGATTTGCAAAGCAGAGAAAATCAAGGGGATCACTTATATTCGTCTGGGCAAGGAAGGAATATGCCAATCTTCTGGAGTGCAGAAAATTTGGTATACGAACACCAGAACCCATGGCAGTGGAAAAGAACATAATCCTCATGAGTTACATCGGTGACAGGAGGTCTCCGGCAAAGAAGTTAAAGGATGTGAACGAGCAGGATATGCAGTTATATTTTAACGCATCAATGAACGAATACACGAAGATGGTAGAAAAGGCAAAAATTATCCATGCTGATTTCAGTGAATACAATGTACTCTGTTACCGAAAGAAATCCTATATTATTGATATGGGTCAGGCTGTTTCATATAAGCATCCAAAGGCAAAGGACTTTCTTGTGAGGGATATGAATAATATGAAGGCATTTGCAAAGAGAAATGGCTTGGAATTTAATTTAGATGAGCCAGTATTTCCAGGTGAAATAGATGAGTGA
- the eif1A gene encoding translation initiation factor eIF-1A — translation MPYKNNDDNEENFTRVIVPNKRKGELYGIVEKLSGGSHLSVMCEDGYTRTARIPGKMKKRMWIRENDLVIVKPWQFQTEKADIVYRYTQTQANYLSRNSALPELINIFK, via the coding sequence ATGCCGTATAAGAATAATGACGATAATGAAGAAAATTTTACGAGAGTAATAGTTCCAAACAAGAGAAAGGGTGAACTCTATGGTATAGTTGAAAAGCTATCAGGTGGGTCCCATCTTTCAGTTATGTGTGAGGATGGCTACACAAGAACGGCCAGGATACCCGGCAAGATGAAGAAGAGGATGTGGATAAGGGAAAACGATCTGGTAATCGTAAAGCCATGGCAGTTCCAGACAGAGAAGGCTGATATTGTTTACAGGTATACTCAAACACAGGCAAATTATCTGAGCAGAAATTCTGCACTGCCAGAACTTATTAACATATTCAAATAG
- a CDS encoding transcription elongation factor NusA-like protein, translated as MASKGIVIDNRIMEYRALFEKVARGVQPEECMENEDMVVFIVGERRMAEMFKRNQNVIQNLREKINKHILVAEYSKDLLTFIKNLYFRYGVKEIDISWKQGQVDVQVGVELSEVGKAIGKEGRNVKLMKEVASRFYEIRNFGIKQPA; from the coding sequence TTGGCTTCGAAAGGAATAGTTATTGACAACAGGATAATGGAATACAGGGCACTTTTTGAAAAGGTTGCCAGAGGAGTACAGCCAGAAGAATGCATGGAGAACGAAGACATGGTGGTGTTTATCGTGGGGGAAAGAAGAATGGCAGAAATGTTCAAAAGAAATCAAAATGTCATTCAAAACCTCAGGGAAAAGATAAACAAACACATTCTGGTTGCCGAGTATTCCAAAGACCTTCTCACATTTATCAAGAATCTGTATTTCAGATACGGGGTTAAGGAGATCGACATTTCATGGAAACAGGGTCAGGTTGACGTTCAGGTCGGTGTGGAATTATCTGAGGTTGGAAAGGCCATTGGCAAAGAGGGTAGAAACGTAAAACTCATGAAGGAAGTTGCATCAAGGTTTTACGAAATAAGGAATTTTGGGATTAAGCAGCCTGCCTGA
- the rpoA2 gene encoding DNA-directed RNA polymerase subunit A'', protein MKVILWKDTKKNIDVLLEKSGNVAYAVDFPVSEGIEEAYISVDKKRVTYRAKIASISSYEQQPEKKSNARGKKGKETGEVILKKKTGLKTIILLESLEELTPPIPSSDFNMGRNKINSVDSYYEADLERIVITQKEKYYSDVDSSVKQLIEKELDKGTVLPLSIAEKLISLKKEKGEEFFKKILKRVENDLEARQIDPFEAVGIIAAQSIGEPGTQMTMRTFHYAGVKEVDVTLGLPRLIEIVDARRTPSTPSMDIFLKPEYAKDEDAVSRVIKDIENTSIIDVADVITDTDEMTVIIRANKKLMDRRRIRLQDIMDAVSGIKLITVIQKENGDIEIKAQQESYKRLYQLQEQIKVVNIKGLPGIKRAVAVKERDGTYKLQTQGSNLKQVLEIEEVDAVRTTTNDIVEIANVLGIEAARNAILKESRDTLKEQSLDVDERHLMVVADMMTFEGQVRAVGRQGISGKKSSVLARAAFEITVKHLMRAGIVGETDPLTGVAENIIVGQPITLGTGAVDLVYRGNGPDKGE, encoded by the coding sequence ATGAAGGTAATTCTTTGGAAGGATACTAAAAAGAACATTGATGTGCTTCTTGAAAAGTCTGGGAATGTGGCATATGCAGTCGATTTCCCAGTTTCTGAGGGCATTGAGGAAGCATACATAAGCGTTGACAAGAAAAGAGTCACATACAGGGCAAAAATAGCATCAATCAGTTCCTATGAACAGCAGCCAGAAAAGAAGTCAAATGCAAGGGGCAAAAAGGGGAAAGAAACTGGAGAAGTCATACTAAAGAAGAAAACAGGTCTCAAAACAATAATTCTTCTTGAGTCACTGGAAGAATTAACACCTCCAATTCCATCTTCAGATTTTAATATGGGAAGGAACAAGATAAATTCAGTTGATTCTTACTATGAAGCAGATCTGGAAAGAATAGTGATAACACAGAAGGAAAAATACTATTCAGATGTTGATAGTTCTGTAAAACAGCTTATAGAGAAAGAACTGGATAAGGGAACAGTATTACCACTGAGTATCGCCGAGAAACTTATATCACTAAAGAAGGAAAAGGGTGAGGAATTCTTCAAGAAGATTCTGAAAAGAGTTGAAAATGATCTGGAGGCAAGGCAGATAGATCCATTTGAGGCAGTTGGAATTATTGCAGCGCAGAGCATTGGGGAACCAGGAACACAGATGACAATGAGAACATTCCACTATGCTGGTGTCAAAGAAGTGGATGTTACACTGGGTCTGCCGAGACTTATTGAAATAGTTGACGCAAGAAGAACTCCATCAACACCTTCAATGGATATATTTCTTAAACCTGAATATGCCAAGGATGAGGATGCGGTCAGCAGGGTTATAAAGGATATTGAAAACACCAGCATCATTGATGTTGCAGATGTTATTACAGACACAGATGAAATGACAGTAATCATAAGGGCAAATAAGAAACTGATGGACAGGAGAAGAATAAGGCTTCAGGATATCATGGACGCAGTATCAGGTATAAAACTTATAACGGTCATTCAGAAGGAAAATGGAGATATTGAAATAAAGGCACAGCAGGAATCATACAAGAGACTGTACCAGCTACAGGAACAGATAAAGGTAGTGAACATAAAAGGTTTGCCAGGAATTAAGAGGGCCGTGGCAGTAAAAGAAAGAGATGGAACCTATAAGTTACAGACACAGGGATCAAACCTGAAGCAGGTCCTCGAAATAGAGGAAGTAGATGCAGTCAGGACCACAACAAATGATATAGTGGAAATTGCAAATGTACTGGGCATAGAAGCTGCAAGAAATGCTATTCTGAAAGAATCCCGTGACACACTAAAAGAACAATCTCTTGATGTTGATGAAAGACATCTGATGGTAGTGGCTGACATGATGACCTTTGAAGGTCAGGTCAGGGCCGTGGGCAGGCAGGGAATTTCTGGTAAGAAAAGCAGTGTTCTGGCAAGGGCCGCCTTTGAAATCACCGTGAAACACCTGATGAGAGCTGGAATAGTAGGAGAAACCGATCCGCTTACAGGAGTTGCAGAAAATATTATCGTTGGACAGCCCATAACTCTAGGTACAGGGGCAGTAGATCTGGTTTACAGGGGGAATGGACCTGATAAGGGTGAATAA
- the rpoA1 gene encoding DNA-directed RNA polymerase subunit A', whose protein sequence is MNSFISKRINNIQFAILSPDEIRKMSQVRVITADTYDDDGYPIERGLMDLHMGVIEPGLKCATCSGKVDECPGHFGHIDLAMPVVQVGFVKEIKMFLDGTCKNCSRVKLTNDEMEAYGRRLSEKKLEEFDPELLTLIIKKNLDQAIKREVCPHCGFKNLSVILDKPTTFREGAKSGGAAEKKITPKEIRERLEKIPDDDLIYFGLNKDFVRPEWMILTALPVPPINVRPSITLETGERSEDDLTHKLVDIIRISQRLRESRDNGSPQLIIEDLWDLLQFHVTTYFDNQTAGIPPARHRSGRPLKTLVQRMKGKEGRFRSNLSGKRVNFSARTVISPEPFLSINEVGVPEKAARELTVPVTINQFNIDIMREWVKRGPAPTKENGNYESGVNYILRPDGRRVKITDMNAEDNSQKIDIGWVVERQLSEGDIVLFNRQPSLHRMSMMGHTVRILKGQTFRFNLAVCTPYNADFDGDEMNLHVLQKEEGRAEARIIMKVQEQIMSPRFGGPIIGGIHDHVTALFLLTHGNPLFTEKETMHIMSYLPMDKELKPVKEENGIKYYSGRDIFSVILPDDFNLRFRSKLCSGARRTDDGSLYCEYEENQEDIDVVIIDGKMIHGTIDETAISPFAGKIIDKIYRKFGSPAAADFIDKMTRLAVAFISFRGFSTGIGDYDIPENAISEIREIALKAEKEVDNYVTDFKEERMNPREGKSIEETLEEEIMKVTGEARDQSGKIASQYLGLTNPSVIMARSGARAKMLNISEVAGMVGQQSVRGQRLNRGYDRRTLPHFKKDDLGADSRGFVKSSYKVGLNPLEYFLHSIGGREGLVDTAVRTSRSGYMQRRLINAFEDLKVNEKRQVTDTVGEIIQFKYGDDGIDPTKSENGEALDINYILFDEENGGQ, encoded by the coding sequence ATGAATAGTTTTATTTCAAAGAGAATAAACAATATTCAATTCGCCATACTATCACCAGATGAGATAAGAAAGATGTCGCAGGTCAGAGTCATAACTGCTGATACATATGATGATGACGGATATCCAATAGAGAGGGGTCTGATGGATCTCCATATGGGTGTAATAGAGCCGGGACTAAAGTGTGCAACATGTTCAGGGAAAGTTGATGAATGCCCTGGACACTTCGGACACATAGATCTTGCGATGCCTGTTGTTCAGGTTGGATTTGTAAAGGAGATTAAAATGTTCCTGGATGGAACATGCAAGAACTGTAGCAGGGTAAAACTGACCAACGATGAAATGGAAGCATATGGAAGAAGACTTTCCGAAAAGAAACTTGAGGAATTTGATCCTGAACTCCTCACTCTAATAATCAAGAAGAATCTTGATCAGGCAATAAAGAGAGAAGTTTGCCCACACTGCGGCTTCAAAAATCTTAGTGTAATACTGGATAAACCCACAACATTCAGAGAAGGGGCCAAATCAGGTGGTGCAGCAGAGAAGAAAATCACACCAAAGGAAATCAGGGAAAGACTGGAAAAGATTCCTGATGACGATCTAATATATTTCGGACTCAACAAGGATTTTGTTAGACCTGAATGGATGATCCTTACTGCTCTTCCTGTTCCACCCATAAACGTAAGACCATCCATAACACTGGAAACTGGAGAAAGGAGTGAAGATGATCTAACCCATAAACTGGTTGATATTATAAGAATCTCCCAGAGATTAAGGGAAAGCAGGGACAATGGATCCCCACAGCTTATCATTGAGGATCTGTGGGACCTTTTGCAGTTCCATGTTACAACATATTTTGACAACCAGACCGCGGGTATACCACCTGCAAGACACAGATCCGGAAGGCCGCTCAAAACACTTGTACAGAGGATGAAGGGTAAGGAGGGAAGGTTCAGGTCTAATCTATCCGGTAAAAGGGTAAATTTTTCAGCAAGAACTGTGATATCTCCTGAGCCATTTCTATCCATAAACGAGGTTGGAGTACCTGAGAAGGCAGCAAGAGAACTTACGGTGCCAGTTACGATAAACCAGTTCAACATTGATATAATGAGGGAATGGGTTAAGAGAGGTCCAGCACCAACAAAGGAAAACGGTAATTACGAATCTGGTGTGAACTACATTCTCAGGCCAGATGGAAGAAGGGTAAAGATCACAGACATGAATGCAGAAGACAACAGCCAGAAAATAGATATAGGCTGGGTAGTTGAAAGACAGTTAAGTGAGGGTGATATTGTACTGTTCAACAGGCAGCCGTCCCTTCACAGAATGTCCATGATGGGGCATACAGTAAGAATTCTTAAGGGACAGACGTTCAGGTTTAATCTTGCAGTATGTACCCCATACAATGCAGACTTTGACGGGGATGAAATGAATCTTCATGTCCTTCAAAAAGAAGAGGGAAGAGCTGAAGCAAGAATAATAATGAAGGTACAGGAACAGATAATGTCACCAAGATTTGGTGGACCTATCATTGGTGGTATCCATGATCACGTAACAGCATTATTCCTTCTTACTCATGGCAATCCCCTTTTCACAGAAAAAGAGACGATGCACATCATGAGTTATCTGCCAATGGATAAGGAGCTAAAACCTGTAAAGGAAGAGAATGGGATAAAATACTACTCTGGAAGGGATATATTTTCGGTCATTCTACCTGATGATTTTAACCTGAGATTCAGAAGCAAACTCTGTTCAGGAGCAAGAAGAACAGACGATGGTAGCCTCTACTGTGAATACGAGGAAAACCAGGAAGATATAGATGTGGTTATAATTGATGGAAAGATGATTCATGGGACAATTGATGAAACAGCCATATCTCCATTTGCAGGTAAAATTATTGATAAAATATACAGGAAATTTGGCTCCCCTGCCGCTGCAGACTTTATTGATAAGATGACCAGACTTGCGGTTGCGTTCATCAGTTTCAGGGGATTCTCAACAGGCATTGGGGACTATGATATTCCAGAAAATGCAATCAGTGAAATAAGGGAAATAGCCTTAAAGGCAGAGAAAGAAGTAGATAATTATGTAACTGACTTCAAGGAGGAAAGAATGAACCCCAGGGAAGGAAAATCTATTGAAGAAACACTGGAAGAGGAAATCATGAAGGTTACAGGAGAGGCCAGAGATCAATCAGGGAAGATAGCATCTCAGTACCTGGGTCTGACCAATCCATCAGTTATAATGGCAAGATCTGGTGCCAGGGCAAAAATGCTTAATATATCAGAAGTAGCAGGAATGGTCGGACAGCAGTCTGTAAGAGGACAGAGACTTAACAGGGGCTATGACAGAAGAACACTGCCACACTTCAAAAAGGATGATCTAGGTGCAGATTCAAGGGGATTCGTGAAGTCTTCGTATAAGGTTGGACTGAATCCACTGGAATATTTCCTGCACAGTATTGGAGGAAGGGAAGGTCTTGTTGATACAGCAGTAAGAACTTCAAGAAGTGGTTACATGCAGAGAAGATTGATCAATGCATTCGAGGATCTTAAGGTGAATGAAAAAAGACAGGTAACAGACACAGTAGGTGAGATTATACAGTTCAAGTACGGGGATGATGGTATAGATCCCACAAAGAGTGAAAATGGAGAGGCACTGGATATAAACTACATCCTGTTCGACGAGGAAAACGGTGGTCAGTAA